One segment of Carya illinoinensis cultivar Pawnee chromosome 13, C.illinoinensisPawnee_v1, whole genome shotgun sequence DNA contains the following:
- the LOC122291310 gene encoding probable WRKY transcription factor 12 isoform X2, translated as MEEDQRGSAPNYELQVSFSTTPQAIPEMGFVQFEDNQVLSFLAPSQSSQISQPLSGGGTTTTATTSTGVTSNTNPTNMGFSHNDLVTRSSWNNDQVGTMDPKAVNDENCTGNASDGNNSWWRSSNSDKSKVKVRRKLREPRFCFQTRSDVDVLDDGYKWRKYGQKVVKNSLHPSYYRCTHNNCRVKKRVERLSEDCRMVITTYEGRHNHSPCDDSNSSEHECFTSF; from the exons ATGGAAGAAGATCAAAGAGGATCAGCTCCAAATTACGAGCTGCAAGTGTCTTTCTCAACTACTCCACAAGCGATCCCAGAAATGGGGTTTGTACAGTTTGAAGATAACCAGGTTCTAAGTTTCTTGGCTCCCTCGCAGTCTTCTCAGATTTCTCAGCCGCTCAGCGGCGGCGGAACAACAACCACTGCCACCACTAGTACTGGCGTTACATCCAACACAAACCCCACCAACATGGGGTTCAGCCATAACGACCTTGTTACTAGATCTTCTTGGAATAATGATCAG GTCGGAACAATGGACCCCAAGGCCGTCAACGACGAAAACTGTACCGGTAATGCTAGCGATGGCAACAATTCATG GTGGAGGAGCTCAAACTCGGATAAGAGCAAGGTGAAGGTGAGAAGGAAGCTTAGAGAGCCAAGGTTCTGTTTCCAAACAAGGAGTGATGTGGATGTCCTTGACGATGGTTACAAATGGAGGAAATATGGCCAGAAGGTTGTCAAGAATAGCCTTCATCCAAG ttattaccgatGTACCCATAATAACTGTCGGGTGAAGAAGAGAGTGGAACGATTATCAGAGGATTGTCGAATGGTGATAACAACATATGAAGGTAGACACAACCACTCTCCTTGTGATGACTCAAACTCATCTGAACATGAATGCTTTACCTCATTCTGA
- the LOC122291310 gene encoding probable WRKY transcription factor 12 isoform X1: MEEDQRGSAPNYELQVSFSTTPQAIPEMGFVQFEDNQVLSFLAPSQSSQISQPLSGGGTTTTATTSTGVTSNTNPTNMGFSHNDLVTRSSWNNDQVGTMDPKAVNDENCTGNASDGNNSWWRSSNSDKSKVKVRRKLREPRFCFQTRSDVDVLDDGYKWRKYGQKVVKNSLHPRSYYRCTHNNCRVKKRVERLSEDCRMVITTYEGRHNHSPCDDSNSSEHECFTSF; this comes from the exons ATGGAAGAAGATCAAAGAGGATCAGCTCCAAATTACGAGCTGCAAGTGTCTTTCTCAACTACTCCACAAGCGATCCCAGAAATGGGGTTTGTACAGTTTGAAGATAACCAGGTTCTAAGTTTCTTGGCTCCCTCGCAGTCTTCTCAGATTTCTCAGCCGCTCAGCGGCGGCGGAACAACAACCACTGCCACCACTAGTACTGGCGTTACATCCAACACAAACCCCACCAACATGGGGTTCAGCCATAACGACCTTGTTACTAGATCTTCTTGGAATAATGATCAG GTCGGAACAATGGACCCCAAGGCCGTCAACGACGAAAACTGTACCGGTAATGCTAGCGATGGCAACAATTCATG GTGGAGGAGCTCAAACTCGGATAAGAGCAAGGTGAAGGTGAGAAGGAAGCTTAGAGAGCCAAGGTTCTGTTTCCAAACAAGGAGTGATGTGGATGTCCTTGACGATGGTTACAAATGGAGGAAATATGGCCAGAAGGTTGTCAAGAATAGCCTTCATCCAAG aagttattaccgatGTACCCATAATAACTGTCGGGTGAAGAAGAGAGTGGAACGATTATCAGAGGATTGTCGAATGGTGATAACAACATATGAAGGTAGACACAACCACTCTCCTTGTGATGACTCAAACTCATCTGAACATGAATGCTTTACCTCATTCTGA